The genomic DNA gtcgagtttgctaacatggagatattttcatgacttttcttttgtcgagcacaaagaaaataacattttagttaaatgtaaattgtgctttggatcaaagatcccatctactgcccaaaacagcaattcaaatctgctgaaacaagctacataagcaacatgcttcgacgaagctagtaaagagagatagagactctgatgccacttcagcactgaaggtacacacactctgtcaatcaatgttccctctaattgttcatgtgtgtgagcaaacgcaaaaactccctgagcattcagtggagcacatgtgagcaacatcagaactgtggctacaccagcagcacacctgtcccaaacctgactaaataacaagttccatctccatccatccatccattttctaccgcttgtccctttcggggtcgctggagcctatctcagctgcattctggcggaaggcagcgtacaccctggaaaagtccccacccatcgcagggccaacacagatagacagacaacattctcttattattataatcaaatgacagcagtcatttccatttttaacataagtgtttaggcccacttacaatgacaataacaacaaatattgtttttcatgaactgtgtacttgtattgtttgtctgggtggaggtcctgctttggaaatagtttgtacctctttcagacattgcatttagttcccattaaaacattcacatgttgcacaatgagatgtaagcaggggatcatgtgtacattcctgcaacttcctgtttgtaaaaaatatatttttattagtatgtaatatattaacagcatttaatgattaatatttataaattaagattcctaataaatgacactataataggcacacatttgattggtaaatcatagagtaacgacctggaattacactttatgtgtggtgttggaattgtccgactttttgtgtggctgtaaacgcatcactctaaatgtatagactataaagttcacaaacataaagagggatcctagtgggccaggccaatcgttccttatctctaaactaaaactggggaaatgtgtagagtgttctgggcttcagacatgattttgtgtcagaatttcttgaggaaaaaatgcctggttaggctttgtgtatgtagtgtgtgcctttcttggtttacagctatgctgttattatgctgtttgttacttatgtatgttatgttgcagctatttaaaatagttttgtcaatttgttctggcgagaaacaaattggcctttgtaacatatctttgtctttgtgtgttgtatgtagaccacattgcttagcagagttcagtgatacaaatgtatgtcaagttgatcaacagattgtattattctccagtgcaataacagtactgaaatgaaggctaaaagggcattaattggagctttaaaaaaaaagaagaaaaaaagaagtaactaaatagttacttttcacaacgcattactttttggtgtaagtaactgagttagtaactgagttacttttgaaatgaagtaactagtaactataactagttactgtttttcagtaactaacccaacactgcatatatatatatatatatatatatatatatatatatatatatatatataaatatatatatatatatatatatatatatatatatatatatatatgttttgtaccctttttgtactgttttgtactttttttgtacttactttgattattattttcaactgtttgtaaatgttgaaatgtataaataaaggtttatattaaaaaaaataaaaaattaaaaaattaaaaaagataaacaaacaatacaaaacaggAAGTAGTGCTTCCGGTATATGAACCAATCAGGACGCTAAATCATTCGCCAAAACAGCCGTAAGAATCCAGCGTAAATCTCCCATGTAAATGTACACGTAGTTTTTACGTATAATCACCTAGAGAATAGCACTTGTGCTTCGCGCCGTACGCTCAGTCCGGccgttaaaaaaaacagtcaaaaagCATGCATCCGGTTTTGTCAAAGTAAAACCCGACTCGAAAGatattataaaccttacattatCCCACAGCTAAAACTCTTACAGTCGGTTTATTATGTAAAAAAACTGTGTGGAAAAGGATAAATTAGAAAGACTCGTCAGTTTAAATACGTTTGACTGCTTAATGAAATAGCGCATGTCCTTATTCTGAAGGCACTTTTTTGTTTTCCGGAGGAATCCAAACAAGCTATCCCAACCGAAGCTAATGGCGAAAGCCGCTGATTTGCAGCGGAGACAAGCGTAGTGAAATCATCCAGTAATACAACACTTTCTCCAAAGGTGCTCGTCCAACAATATACATGAGGTACGTACGTGACATTTATCTACCTGACTAGTAGGCAAATTTCCCCCCAGATCGGGCGTCGTCTTTGTGACCCCTCTTGCCGTGGTGAAGCCTCATTGGTCGGGCCTTCACGTTGTAATCAGAGAAAACGTATGCAAAAAAGCAGGACAAAAATTTTAAcccatgcatttttatttataatgtattTGAGTAATTGCAGTCGTCGGGGGTTTTGTTGGCAAACGTCGTTGGTGTTGCATGCATTTCCGCAGACCCAAAGTGAATGAGAAACCTAGGGGGAGGGGCTAGGCTTATATTGATGCCAAATCAACAGAAATACCTTAACATCATGTCTCTGTCTTGTCTTGTTGAATATATAAGATCACACTCCAGCAGACACCGATAAGCAGAAACGGATGCGGACGGTGCTGTGAAACCGTGGAAGCGGGTGGAGCTGCTGCTGCCGTGAGGTGACCCCATCAGCATGAAGCCCGTGGCCTATCAAAACTTCCTCTCCTCGATGTACGGCATGGCACCGCCCGTCTACGTGGTCCCCGTACCAAGCTCCCCTAAAATGGCACGCTGCGACAAGTGCGGATTCATGGCCTCGGACATGGAGTTGTTCAAGAAGCACGTGCTCGAGCACACGGCGGCGAAACTGTACTGCAGTTATTGCCAGAAATCCGTGTCGAGCCAGGACGAACTCACCGCCCACATGCAGCAACATCTCAAGCAAACGTTCACCTGCCCGTACTGTGGCATTGGCTATGTGAGGAAGCTCTGCATGGTGAAGCACATTGAGCGCGTGCATAACGTGAGCAGTAGTCAAGGACCCCCAAAGATCGGCACGGCTATGAATCCACCGTCAACATTTCAGCCGGTCGGCGTGGCCGTGCCATTCCCCACCAGGCCTGCCATCAGACTGGACCAAGGCGGGCCGAATTCTAGGACAGTAGACACAAAGCTCCTAAGTCACCCTAATGGTATTTCAAATAATTTACCTAACCACAACAGGGCTTTGACGGTGTCGCTCCCTGAGGAGGTGTCGATCCCTGCTGGCTGCCTGGTGGAACTTGTCGAAGTGAAAACCGTCAATGGGTCTAAAGAGCTCAAACTGAGGCTGGTCTCTCAACAAGACGACAACGAGGTAGTCATGACAGACACAAGGACAGCAGTTGAACAAAACCCCCCAGCGGGGAAGACCGTAGCATCCAAACTGAATGCGACGAAGATAACAAATACGGGGATGTGCTTTGTGAACAAGAAGCCGTTTGAAACGATGACCCCGGTCAGCACGTCCAAAAGCATAGTCTCCAACCAAGTCTCGATGAAGAGAACGTCGGAGGAAGTCATCAACCTATCGGAGTACTACCCAAACAAGGTTTCCAAAACTGTCCACTATCCTGCAAAAGAAAAGACGGCGAGCCCGACGGCGTGGAACAAACCTGTTTCCGCTGGAGCCAAATCTGATGGCGTCATCTTCGTAAGAAAGACCTGCCTTGTGCCGCCGGAAAAAACTGAATTGCGTGTTTCTCAGCAAAAAACTGACGAAAGGATGACAAGTCTTCCAGAGCATCGCAAGACTATTTCCGCCGTGGCAGGACGTCCCGTTCGAGACATGTTGACGTCTGTCAAAGTTAAAGCCTCTTCCAAAGTCAGGAAGACTCCAGATTGTATTAACCTGGAAAATCAGAGCTCCTCCTCTTCAAATGATCCTTCAGGTGCAGCTGTGCGAGTGGCACCTCTGAGGATCAAGCTCGGCAAGAACAGACCCTCTCCCAAGTCCTCTTTCCAAGTTCCCTCCACTTTGCTAAGATTGCTCAATGAATCGTCATCTGTCAAAGCGCCCATGGATTCCTCTCGCCGGAAGTCCGGCGTACCAGCTGGGTCTCAGGGCGTCGGCGCCAGGGAGAAGACGCCGGAGCCCGAGAGCTTCCCGGTCATCTCATCTGTGTTTTCGCTGAGCCAACAACCAGGGGAAACTCAGGGCGCCATGGTCATGGCTCTGCGGGGCATCGTCATGGACAAACATCACAACATCGAGGGTTTGAAACCAGCTGCCGACACGCAGGATCGGTTACCAGTGAAGCGGGCGCATGTCCCTGTCAAACTGGAACGGCATGAGAAAATAATGGAACACCAGCCTGTCATGGCACGGAATGACATTAAAAAGGAAGCGAATCATGAGAAGGACAGCATGACGCAGATGGacaaaaataagtgtttgaagtCTGAAAACGATGAGCTGGTTTGTAATAAGTCCTCTGCTGTTGTGTATAACTTGTCAAAATACGTGACCGTCGCTTTGACAAGAGTGGACGAATACGGCGCATGGAAAAAGAGCAGAAAAAGGCCGAAAACCAGGGCGCCCAAATACAAGCGCCTGACGTCCGCACCCAGCGTCCGCACCGACAACCAACTGATGCCGCTCCAGTCAGACCAGCTGATGACGCAGCTGAAACCTGTAGTGTCCGAATGCAAAACCCGGACGTCCGCACCAAGCGTCCGCACCGAGATCCAACTGATGGCGCTCAAGTCGGACCAGCTGGCGACACCCGTAGTGTCCGAATGCAAGCCCCCGACGTCTGCATGCAGCGTCCGCACCAACAACCAACCGATGGCGCTCAAGTGGAACCAGCTGACCACACGGCCGAAACCGGTAGTGTCTGAATACCAGCTCCCGACGTCCGTGCCAAGCGTCCGCACCGAGAACCAACTGAGGGTGCTCAAGTGGGACCAACTGGCAGCGCGGCTGAAACCCGTTGCGTCCGAATGCCAGCCCCCGACGTCAGCGCCAAGCGTCCGCACCGAGAACCAACTGAGGGTGCTCAAATGGGATCAACTGGCGGCGCGGCTGAAACCCATTGCGTCCGAATGCCAGCCCCCGACGTCAGCGCCAAGCGTCCGCACCGAGAACCAACTGAGGGTGCTCAAGTGGGACCAACTGGCGGCGCGGCTGAAACCTCTAGCGTCCGAATGCAAGCCCCCGATGTCTACGCCCAATCCCCGTACCAAGAACCAACTGTTGGTGTTCAAGTGGGACCAGCTGGCGGCGCAGCTGAAACCAGTAGTGTCCGAATGCCAGCCCTCGACGTCCGCACCAAGCGTCCACACCGAGATCCAACTGATGGCGCTCCAGTCGGACCAGCTGTCGACGCGGGCGAAACCCGTAGCGTCCGTATGCCAGACCCCAACATCCGCACCCAGCCCCCGCACCAAGAACCAACTGATGCCGCTCAAGTCGGACCAGCTGGTGACAAACCCAGGCCCAGATCAGCCTGTGGTGATCCTCAATCACCCCAAACCGCGGTCTCCCGTTCAGGAAACGGACGCCGTTACCCACGCCAGACGCCCGGAGAAACCCGCAAAGTGCCAAATATTAAAGATGAGGCTGGGCAAGGTGATGGGACGGAAGTACGAGGTCACTGGATGCACTGTTCGGGTCTCCCAATAAGCATATGCGGAGTATTTGCAATGAaagcactattttttatttaagacCTGACAAAACATTCAATACTGGacatttttgtacaaatattTATCTGTAACGTGCGCTTCTCCATGGGTGTTAGATTCTGTCGGGAAAGTACAAGCAAGGAAACATTTCAAAGCCTTATTAGCGACTCGTAGCATAGACTCTGTATAGGCAATGTGCTACAAACGCCTCATAATTATATTCATTGTTCTTGGACTATGTTTAAAAGAGGAACGAGATACAGTATGATAGATATACGTAGGACAATGTttgctgtgttgttgtttttttttcttaaacaatGCCTCTTTTTAATCCCTGTCTCGATTTATTAATCGTAAGCCGCCGCATGATTGGAACTGCCACTCCCTCTTCGCACTTAGCAACCGCCGCCCCGTATAGTAGACTGCATCGCCATCTGCGGCGTCTTTTGCAGCCTGTCATGCACAGTCATGACTATTCCCTTCAAATGTGTCATCGTCAACAAGTTAATCAGCAATAAACTCCCACCTGTGGTACGTTTGGCGGCAAAATCCATCCAGATCAAAACCTCATGCCACTATATGATAGGTCATTAGTTGCTATTTAAGACCGGATtcatttcttttgttaatattccacttaaaaacaAAAGGAATCCATGTTTTCAGGGTGtgttacatatataaataaaatgttcaCGAATGACAATATCCAGCCAACAAATATTTGTTGTCATTTATGTTGGTGAGCTGCAGATTTCTGCACTCTTAAAGGCAAAATCCGTCCAGATAAAGAAGCAACAATCGTGTGGGTCAAAATGTATGTCATTGTATGTGAATATTGACACTGGTGGAGAAAACGAGATAAAGCGCCCTACTTTGTGtaaatactgcaaaaaaaaaaaaaaaaaaaaaaaaagaataaataacaaTGCTTGGTGTTATTGTAGTGCGGAGGATTGTTTTTACCCACTCGGGAAGGAGTGCCTGAATGCACCATGTGTGTCGATGTGGCAGCTTTAAGTTaccttttgtatttatttactcgaATTTTTAAAGTCTTAAACATACCGCCAGTCAGAATCAGTCAGAGAACAAAAATAGATACTTTAATTGATTCtcacttttgtttttaatgtgtataaatatataatgtacgTCCTCATAACGTGTCcttttatttttgtatatgtgGACTTagcagccacaacattaggtacacttgcacactcCCAACACGGGGCTGTCCAGACTCCCCTAAAAGTAAACATCTATTTGAATGAAATAGATCTGCTGTGAAACGTCAGTTTCTAAGCCGAACACTAATTcaacaatgtgtctaatattgtggcTGCTGTCTTGCTTCAATGAAATAACTACTTCTAGATGTTTTATGCCTTTTCCACATGTCCTCCAAGACTCCAGTGTTCCTTATCATACTCCACATTTCGATATTATgactgtattttttaaatattaaaaatgtaaatcaCTGTCATGACGTtaagatgttttttttctttaaacaccGTCTCTGCAGATGTAATACCAGAGCTTGCCCAGCAGATGGTGCCTAAGCTCCATTGTTATTCTTACTGACCGCCCTTCACTCTTCAAATGCGCAATtctttgtgactttttaaaaatgcattctgcATTTGCATACTTGAACTTTTATGACTTGGGAACTTTTTAAAACGATCTCGAGCCACATGtgcggatttaaaaaaaaaactctgtccCCAAGCGAACGCATACCCTGGGTGTCATACGCATGCCAACCTACTAGGGGCGCTGTGGCCTAGAACTGTAAGCCCATTTTAGCCAATCAGACAGATCCAAAATGTCGCTTCCGTAGGCGGCAtataacaaaagaaaaaaacaatatacaatCGTGGtctaaagtttacatacacttgtaaagaacataatgtcatggctatcttgagtttccaataatttctacaactcttatttttcagtgatagagtgattggagcacatacttgttggtcacaaaaaacattcatgaagtttggttcttatgaatttattataggtctactgaaaatgtgagcaattctgctgggtcaaaagtatacatacagcaatgttaatatttggttacataaaTATTAATAGTAGTGTGATACGATAGTGTGTTGTGCCCAACACACTATCGTATCATTGAGTGCCCAAACAAATAATCTAATGCCTTACAAATAAGCCACATtggggccaaataaagttgtgagtgccaACACTTTGattaaaaaaggtgagaaacaccatTGAATTTAAGAGAGAACTTATTGCCGTCTTCAATAAAGACAAACGTGATGCTGAATGTTCATTAATTCATGTATAACATTGTTTTCTATTTGTTATTAAAAGTGTTATTTTTGGGGTGTCTGGAACGGTTCGATATTTACAATATTTCCTATAGGAGAAATTATTCAGTTTTTTGTGCAATTTGGTCTTTGTCGGAccttttaaagtaccaatgattgtcacacacacacactcggtgtggcgaaattactctctgcatttggcccatcacccttgatcacccccctgggaggtaagatgagcagtgagcagcagcggtggccgcgcccgggaataatttttggtgatttaacccccaattccaacctttgatgctgagtgtcaaggacGCATTCATTAAAAGAGGGGGTACCATGGTAGTTTTGCAGAATTTTATTTGGAGGCCCCCACCCCATTACAAAAAACTATTATACTATTACTCAAACAAACTTAATTTGATGCTAAAACAGctctgaaacacatttttatacaatGGCTTTTAAAAACAAGCTGAGCTATCTTTGAGACATTTTTGttttaagtattttattctgcttTATTTGcttgtattatttgttttattttaaacctGTCAGAtgtttgcatttattttattaatcaatTTATTGGTTGATCTTTGTCATTTTTTGCACAACACTTTGGGGTGCTTTATGAATTACCCTTGAACTTGACCTTAAAACGAATTCATGGGAAATACATTGTTTAATAATGATTCTTTGtgtaaaataacaaattaaaCATAATTTAAATACTGGAAAATTCCCGCGTAAATTTTGATggacctgctatctgtgccctggacctccggAAGCCGCCGTAGTTTGAATATGGTGctgagtgtctgaatccgtgagttgTAGGTGTAACTGCCCAAAATaagctacagagctagcctaaaacattagcatgcgcaGATTAAAATGCTaatacttagcatgtgtgctaacggtggcatgctaacagttagcatgtctcacatatcaAGTAATACGGCTATAAGGTCTGcggaattaaagaaaaaaatgaaaaaatagcaaaaacagttaacatgctaatgttagcttgctagcatgctaacatttgcatgctaagagttaacaagtgtcacataccaagttatacgactctggagtaaacggttgcaaatttagctcaaaaagatttcatgctaatgctagcattctagcaagctaacattagcatgctatccgttagcatgtgtcacataccaagttataagactgtaaggtgtaattagagaaaaaaaacgtGAAGTATAAACTTGCAGATCTTCCTGAAACAACTCAAACCAGGGATCAAACATGGTACGATTGCCTGACAAGACCAGAATAAGAATCCTATTCTAATCACCGCAAGCCATAGCATGCAAACACCCTTCTGACCAGGGCCGTAGCATCAAATTCTGCacccccatacacaagactccaAAAGGGGCCCCTCATTCCACCCTAAACCtgacacacttggtatgtttacatgcactaaaaactaATTATTGATTGGAAACcgggtttttaaaaaaacataatcaAGTTATTAACATATCTAGACTAGAACATACGTATCCAGATAACCCCAAATAATTTGGGTTTgttctttaaaaatgtttttcttttctttttttataaaaagtcccaacattttgttgttttttcggtgtgttttacttttgtagctgtatgtagaaatggctccgATGAAGTGGtttttgtagacaacagggactaacgttcaTTAATAATTGGCCCTATTTCTGGGGAAAACCAAGCTTGATGAGTAGGGACGACCTTCACCCTAATCTCACTATTTAAAGGAACATAGATTACTGGTTGAGTCACacatgactaactacactagagcaagctcggacacagACAATTACAatgtctgttagtccgggtgaggagtcagttaaggtGGAACTAAACAGTGCCAGGCCGGAAAATCCCTACACACATAGCATGTctcgtagaataatacacaactcacataacgtttttttctgtagtgactgtgccaaaGGAAGACATGCATTCTGAGGTGGCAAATGGGTTGAATCTattgcagcaccaagcaaacattctgaagatccccatcatatcaattcctagaagATGTTTTCATGTCATCTTACCTTATTTCTTTGGACTATTTGTGTCTGCATTGCAACCACACAATTTCCCCTTTATGGAATAAGTAAAGAGTATCCTGTCCTATCCTAAAATGTAATTTTcaattaaatatgattataaatatgtCAAGTTTTCCTTTATCGCATAGAGGTCAGCTGATTAATGTATTGTTATCGCCATTTGGtaataatatttattaaataatacatCTTTATTAATAATACACTATTATTTTGATTCAAttgggaagtgaagtgaattatatttatatagcgcttttctctagtgactcaaagtgcttttacatagtgaaacccaatatctaagttgcatttaaaccagtgtgggtggcactgggagcaggtgggtaaagtgttttgcccaaggacacaacggcagtgactaggatggcggaaacggggatcgaacctgaaaccctcaagttgccggcacggccactctaccaaccgagctatactgtgattaggccactctaccaaccgagctatactttgATTAGTCCTGCCTTTAAAACCTAGTGAGACCtgtgtttctaactttaattgagggtctttgaacgcaccacagttatggtgactttctcctatgctgccaaAATAAATTTATTATATTCCTACCCTTCTTCCATTACCACTTCCTTATTCCAAAATGCTGTTGCTGTGTGCTTAAAGCGCTTAAAGGAGAACTTTGACGacattatgacgtctgtgttgcgTGAAGTGTTCCAAGTTTGATCTGCTGCTATCCAAGCGGAAcgagccatttagcatttgtgacAGCGGGTGTCGGTAGTCTTAGACATCCTTCATTTGATTCTAGCAACTTTATCTTAAAACCCCCTCCAAATTAGACTTGAAAAATGACATTAAGTCAGAGGTCAAGTTTAAAAATTGGCAGTGGCATGGCCACCCTACTCACTGGACTTTGcatgttgaaaataaaaacatgactaataattatattattatattcattttagcatttaaagtagcagtagagtgaaaaaacaagttgactttatattgttaattgtgtttcattgtatccattaacctcttaaggcccaagctgtttgtttacatgatttttttatttctctctgctatttgggcttattggaccctaatcagaataaaaactaaaaatcatcttttgatatgatgtacttagtccataagtaacaaacgtgtacttcatgtgtagtgacatgctaatttttatttttacactttattttttttccaaattccattgtatgttatactcttctgacaccaccagatggcagtataagtgtccatatgtcggcataagaccccaattcagtagtgtacacaattttggaaataagagctaaaaggtgctgtccacgcatgtggccactaaggcctttagaggttaaaccatattcaattgtatttataatccgctaagtatgtgaaaataccgtttaaacatcacaaaatgccacaaattgaaTATTCCACTCCGAATATCTTCGTAGATTCTACGTCAgtgtagtaacgcttctgcactctgaccatattattagagcagtcatactggaaatacgcaaacattggaaagagatgtgctgtttatcattcacaatccttatgtaagacaagaacccatatgcttggctttttctatgcattctaaatcgtaaataaatagctaacaattgagtcaacagatgaagggtcctctgttgcgctcattatactctctaaaaacatccagaaagtacCAACagcactccatttacatgtcgtaaccaaatatgagtggtattgttattataagtgctaacgcagacggactattttaggggagcattgatagcagtgagctaatgctatcttacgctgctattgttgacacactgagcctgCTTCGTcgcaaacttgctaaaagtaaactcGTGATTATAATTCACGCGTCTCTCTCATCTCCTACGTAATTGCAGCAATTTTTTCCCAACTCTTCATGAGGACTGTGAcgtattcttcatctaaatggaattatgtgagcgtcccgtcggtcggcatcccagcgagagtggaaatattacactgTTTTATTCGGGTTTGTTATTGttggtttgtatgtttagcacctagcaatgcggCTAATGCTACAGTGTCACTGTGGAgagagagtgtgatcagcgcgcctgcaggagcaaaggtcaccgcctctgtccatggtgctgaagacagagcaccatcagacggggccgtggcatgtgctgacggcgagacacagctggcaggtgactagatttcacaggtggtacgtgttaagttaatcatctgttgtctttaacagtaagcggccgggagcagagaagGAGAGAagtacggacgtgactgaaaagtcacgatcCGGGAGAAGGAAACAGTGGATAAAACATATGagaattaaaactttgttaaaacctgcaagcttggatcctgtgaagtgtctgtcagtgggaccgctaggaagcgacttatAACAGGCACAATAAAGCTATATCTGTTTAGCACTCGGCTTTTTAAACTTACGACTCATGGGGATCAAAAATATAAagtcctggatcataattttcccccaaagtaatcattgttggctctcacaaagtctactTGATtattaatgataaatgataaatggtttatacttgtatagcgcttttctaccttcaaggtactcaaagcgctttgacagggGTACTAATAGCCTG from Nerophis lumbriciformis linkage group LG16, RoL_Nlum_v2.1, whole genome shotgun sequence includes the following:
- the znf518b gene encoding uncharacterized protein znf518b, whose product is MKPVAYQNFLSSMYGMAPPVYVVPVPSSPKMARCDKCGFMASDMELFKKHVLEHTAAKLYCSYCQKSVSSQDELTAHMQQHLKQTFTCPYCGIGYVRKLCMVKHIERVHNVSSSQGPPKIGTAMNPPSTFQPVGVAVPFPTRPAIRLDQGGPNSRTVDTKLLSHPNGISNNLPNHNRALTVSLPEEVSIPAGCLVELVEVKTVNGSKELKLRLVSQQDDNEVVMTDTRTAVEQNPPAGKTVASKLNATKITNTGMCFVNKKPFETMTPVSTSKSIVSNQVSMKRTSEEVINLSEYYPNKVSKTVHYPAKEKTASPTAWNKPVSAGAKSDGVIFVRKTCLVPPEKTELRVSQQKTDERMTSLPEHRKTISAVAGRPVRDMLTSVKVKASSKVRKTPDCINLENQSSSSSNDPSGAAVRVAPLRIKLGKNRPSPKSSFQVPSTLLRLLNESSSVKAPMDSSRRKSGVPAGSQGVGAREKTPEPESFPVISSVFSLSQQPGETQGAMVMALRGIVMDKHHNIEGLKPAADTQDRLPVKRAHVPVKLERHEKIMEHQPVMARNDIKKEANHEKDSMTQMDKNKCLKSENDELVCNKSSAVVYNLSKYVTVALTRVDEYGAWKKSRKRPKTRAPKYKRLTSAPSVRTDNQLMPLQSDQLMTQLKPVVSECKTRTSAPSVRTEIQLMALKSDQLATPVVSECKPPTSACSVRTNNQPMALKWNQLTTRPKPVVSEYQLPTSVPSVRTENQLRVLKWDQLAARLKPVASECQPPTSAPSVRTENQLRVLKWDQLAARLKPIASECQPPTSAPSVRTENQLRVLKWDQLAARLKPLASECKPPMSTPNPRTKNQLLVFKWDQLAAQLKPVVSECQPSTSAPSVHTEIQLMALQSDQLSTRAKPVASVCQTPTSAPSPRTKNQLMPLKSDQLVTNPGPDQPVVILNHPKPRSPVQETDAVTHARRPEKPAKCQILKMRLGKVMGRKYEVTGCTVRVSQ